The following nucleotide sequence is from Gammaproteobacteria bacterium.
ATTACATTTAATTAAAACTGTATCGGTTTTAAAAAAATTAATGGCGGGTTTGATTAGACTCCACAATTTCACCTTCATCCGTAACAACACCTAATTGCGCCTGCTCTTCAGTATCTTCAGGGGCACCCAAATCTAGCTCCGGGTGCTCTTGATCTAAGTCTGCCAACTCCGCAAGACTTGGTAACTCATTTAGGGTTTTTAAACTAAAGTAATCTAGAAATTGTTTGGTACTTCCATACAACGCAGGGCGGCCAGGCACTTCTTTATGACCAACCACTTTGACCCATTCTCTTTCTAACAAGGTTTTAATGATATTGCTGCTTACGCTAACACCACGGACTTCTTCAATCTCACCACGCGTAATGGGTTGGCGATAAACAATTAAAGACAATGTCTCTAGCAATGCACGTGTATAACGCGGTGGTTTTTCATGCCACAAACGCGCCACCCAAGGCTGCACATCTGTTCGTGTTTGATATCGATAACCGCTAGCAATACGTTTCAGCTCCACCCCTCGCCCTTCGCACTCTGCTTCTAATGCTGCTAACACTTCTTTAATTTGATCGCGCGTGGGCTTCTCTTCATCGAGCTCAAACAATTGCAATAATCGATCAATATTGAGTGCACTATCTGCCGCCATCAACGCGGCTTCAATAATATTTTTTAGTTGATCATCTTTCATAAAACACGTTCCTAATCATTTAGCCTTAATTAAATTCATCATCATCTAATTCATTTTCTATAGGGCCCTTAACCGCAGGCTTAACATAGATAGGCGCATAAGGTTCAGACTGGACAAGTTCAATGACATGGCCTTTAATAAGCTCAAGCATAGCTAAGAAGGTAACAATTACTCCACTTCGTCCTTCCTCCACATCATAAAAACGATTGAATTCGACAAAGTCTTCTACATTTAACATCGAAAGTATACGTGACATTCTTTCTCTAACCGATAACGGCTCACGCCCAATATGATGACTGGCAAACATTTGTGCACGCTGCATAACTTCCTGAAATGCTGCAATAACATCCTTTAGATCTACCGTCGGTTGCGGTCGCTCATAATCATAATCAGCTTGAATAACTGATACACCAAACGTATCGCGATGCATACGTGGAATTTCATTTATGTCTTCTGCAACTTTTTTGAATCGCTCGTATTCTTGCAAGCGACGAATCAGTTCTGCACGAGGATCATCTTCGTCATCCTCTTCAACGGGTCGCGGCAACAGTAGACGCGATTTAATTTCAGCCAACATGGCCGCCATCACAAGATACTCCGCTGCGAGCTCTAAGCGCATTTCTTTCATCAGCTCAATATAGTTCATATATTGCTGAGTAATCTGGAAAACAGGCAACGACAAAATATCTAAATTTTGGCGTTTTATTAAATATAAAAGTAAATCTAGCGGACCCTCAAAAGCATCAAGAAATATTTCCAATGCATCCGGAGGAATATATAAATCTTCTGGTGGAACCGTCATCGGCTCACCCTTGACTACTGCAAAAGGTAATTCGCCCTGAAGGTTGTCTTGTGGTGTGTTTTCGTTATCTGTCATGCGTAGTTATGATAACCCAATTGCTTCCCTAACGTCGTCCAAAGTATCTCGCGCAACATCGCGCGCTTCCTCACAACCTTCTTTGATTATGCTTTGCACGGTTGCTTCATCTTCAAGATATTCATTTGCACGCTCACGTATGGGTTGCAATTCTAACTCAACCGCATCGATAACAGGCTGTTTGCAATCAATACAACCAATGCCTGCGGTAGTGCATCCTTGTTTCACCCAACTTCGAGTATCTTCTGAAGAATATATCTCATGAAATTGCCAAACTGGACATTTTTCAGGGCTACC
It contains:
- the scpB gene encoding SMC-Scp complex subunit ScpB, with the translated sequence MKDDQLKNIIEAALMAADSALNIDRLLQLFELDEEKPTRDQIKEVLAALEAECEGRGVELKRIASGYRYQTRTDVQPWVARLWHEKPPRYTRALLETLSLIVYRQPITRGEIEEVRGVSVSSNIIKTLLEREWVKVVGHKEVPGRPALYGSTKQFLDYFSLKTLNELPSLAELADLDQEHPELDLGAPEDTEEQAQLGVVTDEGEIVESNQTRH
- a CDS encoding segregation/condensation protein A, which produces MTDNENTPQDNLQGELPFAVVKGEPMTVPPEDLYIPPDALEIFLDAFEGPLDLLLYLIKRQNLDILSLPVFQITQQYMNYIELMKEMRLELAAEYLVMAAMLAEIKSRLLLPRPVEEDDEDDPRAELIRRLQEYERFKKVAEDINEIPRMHRDTFGVSVIQADYDYERPQPTVDLKDVIAAFQEVMQRAQMFASHHIGREPLSVRERMSRILSMLNVEDFVEFNRFYDVEEGRSGVIVTFLAMLELIKGHVIELVQSEPYAPIYVKPAVKGPIENELDDDEFN